From the Nerophis ophidion isolate RoL-2023_Sa linkage group LG18, RoL_Noph_v1.0, whole genome shotgun sequence genome, one window contains:
- the LOC133536809 gene encoding diablo IAP-binding mitochondrial protein-like, protein MVALGRGTAFLRFLRSNARTLCRISKPTGHKVGRWTNIVCRSGTSLAVGGGLLSAVPFTQVESLSHDSLIRRAASLVTDSCSTFLSQTTLALIDAMTEYSKAVHTLIALQKHYLASLGKLSQTEEDSIWQVMIGQRAKVNDSEDECKRFEASWVSALKLCETAAEAAYTSGAEHASITMQNNIQVARSQVDAIQKVSKDADKKLAEAKVLEVEAVTKHAAMLEKSNTEEDIPEAYLRED, encoded by the exons GAGCAATGCTCGCACATTGTGCAGGATCAGCAAACCCACTGGACACAAAGTAGGAAGATGGACAAACATTGTGTGCAGAAGCGGCACCTCTCTGGCTGTGGGTGGCGGCCTTCTGTCCGCCGTACCCTTCACTCAG GTTGAAAGTCTCTCTCACGACTCTCTGATCAGACGAGCAGCCTCCCTGGTTACGGATAGTTGCAGCACGTTCCTCTCTCAGACCACTTTAGCGCTCATTGATGCCATGACGGAGTATTCAAAG GCTGTGCACACGCTCATTGCGCTCCAAAAACACTACCTGGCCTCACTTGGTAAACTGAGCCAAACGGAGGAGGACTCCATCTGGCAGGTGATGATTGGCCAGCGAGCAAAG GTCAACGACAGTGAAGACGAATGCAAGCGTTTCGAGGCATCCTGGGTCAGTGCGCTCAAGTTGTGTGAAACTGCAGCGGAGGCGGCTTACACTtcag GGGCCGAGCACGCATCCATCACCATGCAGAACAACATCCAAGTGGCACGATCCCAAGTGGACGCGATACAGAAAGTCTCAAAGGACGCGGATAAGAAGTTGGCCGAGGCAAAGGTGCTGGAGGTGGAGGCGGTGACTAAGCACGCCGCCATGCTGGAGAAGAGCAACACTGAGGAAGACATACCCGAGGCTTACCTCAGAGAAGACTAA